The following DNA comes from Paraburkholderia sp. PGU19.
CGATCAGACCGGCCTGTTGCGCCGCATACGCAAAATCCCCTTCGACGTCGACGACATCCCAGTTCACGTTGCCGCTGTCGACCATCGCCTTGAGCTTGCCATAGTCGGTCGGGCCATCCATCAGCACGTTGATGCCCGTCGCCTGCGTGAACGGCGCCGCCCAGTTCTTCTGCTGCGACGATTGCGTGGTGCCGCCCCAACTCGTGAACACAATCGGGTCCGCGGCGAGGGCCGGCGTTGCCGCGAGCGTCGCCGCGCAAAGCGCGATCAGCGGCGCGAAATACGTGGTGCTTCTGCTGCTCATGTCTGTCTCCAGGGAATATGTCTTGTGTCGATGCGATGGGATTCGTACAGCGGGCGGCCCGTCGAAATGCTCTCTCAGGCCAGCGGCGAAAAACGCGCTGGCTTCATGATCTTGTTTTCCATCTCTTCCATCAGCGCCTGAATCTTCGGCGCAAAGGCCTGCCATGCCGGGTCTTCGGCGAGCGCCGCGCGGCGGCGTTCGCGTTCGTCGAGGCTCGGATAGGCCCAGATATGCACGATCTGATTCTGCGGACCGATCTCCGAAAAAAAATAGCCGATCAGTTCTCCCAGATAACGCTTCTGCAACGCGATGCCTTCTTCTTCGACCAGCTTCAGATAGGCAGGCACCGCGCCCGTCCTGATTCGATACGTGCGGATTTCGTAGAACATGCGGGCTCCTGTTTCAGCGCATCACGAACGGATCGGCGATCGGCTCATCCGACGTGCGAATCCACACGGATTTCGTGCGCGTGTATTCGAGCACCGCTTCGAGCCCGCCTTCACGTCCGAGGCCGCTCAAACCATAGCCGCCGAACGGCACGATAGGCGACACCGCGCGATACGTGTTGACCCACACGATGCCCGCGAGCAGCGCACGCGTGAGCCGATGCGCGCGCGTCAGATCGCGCGTGAAGACGCCGGATGCGAGGCCATAGCGTGTGTCATTCGCGAGCGCAATCGCGTCGGCTTCCGTATCGAACGTGACGACGCTCAGCACCGGTCCGAACAGTTCTTCCATCACGCTCGGCACCTGCGCATTCGGGCAATCGACGATGGTCGGCAAGAAGTAATTGCCCTTGCCCACGCCGTCCGGCTGCTTGCCGCCCGTCACGACGCGCCCGCCTGCTTCGACACTTGCGCGCAGCACGTTCTCGATATGCTCGAGTTGACGGCGCGTCGCCAGCGGCCCCATTTCGGTCGCCATGTCCTGCGGATTGCCGATGCGGATCGTTTGCGCTTTGGCGATGAGACGTTCGAGAAGCGCATCGTGAATGCCGCGCTGCACGACCAGTCGCGAACCGGCCACACAGCTTTGCCCCGTCGCAGCGAAGATGCCCGCGATCACGGCGTTGCATGCGCTGTCGAGATCGGCGTCGTCGAATACGAGCACGGGTGATTTACCGCCGAGTTCCAGCGACATCGCCGCGAGGTTCTCCGCCGAATTGCGCACCACGTGCCGCGCCGTTTCAGGTCCGCCCGTGAAGGCGATGCGCGAGACGAGCGGATGGCTCGTCAGCGTGCGTCCGCAATCGTTTCCAAAGCCCGTCACGATGTTGACGACCCCCTTCGGAAAGCCCGCTTCCTGCACGAGCCGCGCAAATTCGAGCAAAGGCGCGGGACCTTCTTCCGATGCCTTGAGAACGATCGTGCAGCCCGCCGCGAGCGCCGGCCCCACTTTGACTGCCGACAGAAACAGTTGCGAATTCCACGGCACGATGCCCGCGACAACGCCGACAGGTTCACGCCGCAGCGTCACTTCCATATCGGCTTTATCGACGGGCAGCCACGCGCCCTGGATCTTGTCGGCGACGCCCGCGTAATAGCGGTAATACTCGGCGACGTATCCAATCTGGCTGCGCGTCTCGCGGATGATCTTGCCCGTGTCCTGCGTTTCGAGTTCGGCAAGACGCGGCGCATGTTGCGCGACGAGATCGGCGAGTTTGTACAGCAGTTTGCCGCGCGCGCTCGCCGTCAGGTTTGCCCACGCCGGATCATTCAATGCGCGATGCGCGGCGCGCACCGCACGGTCGACATCGTCCGCGCTCGCGGCGGGCATCTGCGCCCAGACGTCACCCGTCGATGGGTCGATGCTGTCGAAATGCTCGCGCGCCGCTTCGAAAGCACCGTCGATGTATTGCAGGAACCGCTGGACCATGTCAGCCACTCCGTTGTCTGTTAGCGCGTGACGTCAGCGGGTTGCAAATGCCGGCATCACGTCGGAAATGAACAGTTCCAGCGACTTGCGCTTGCGCTCGAAACTCATATGGCTGTCGAGCCAGAAGCTGTACTGGTCATAGCCGAGTTCCTCATAGCCCTTGAGCCGCGCGATCACCTGCTTCGGCTCACCGATCACGAGGTTCTTGCGAATCGACTCGGACGAGTACTGCGGGAACATTGCGACGTCGGCATCCGTCAACGGCTCGATAAAGCCTTGTTCAATGGGCCGTTCGTTCTTGAACCATTTGCTGAAGTAGCGATAGAACGTCGCGAGATCTTCGACGGCCTCATCCACTTCCGCTGCATTTGCACCGACAAACGTATGCATCAGCATCATCACCTGCGGACGCGGCACCTCGGGATGCGCAGCGCACGCAGCGTTGAAGCGCTCCATCAGGCTCACGACTTCGGCATCGCCCGAAGCCAGTGACGTCACCTGCACGTTGCAGCCGTTCGCCACTGCGAACGCGTGCGAGTTCGGATCGCGCGCGGCGAGCCACATGGGAGGATGCGGTTGTTGAATCGGGCGCGGCACGGGCGTCGTTTTGGGCCACGACCAGAACTCGCCCTGATGCTCGTAATCGCCGTTGAAGAGCTTGCGCAACGCGGGCACCAGTTCGCGCATCCGTGCGCCGGCGCTCATTGCATCGAGGCCGGGCAACAGGCGCTCGTATTCGAACGAATACGCGCCGCGTGCGATGCCGAGATCGAGCCGGCCATTGCTCGCTACGTCGACCATGCCTGCTTCACCCGCCAGGCGAATCGGATGCCAGAACGGCGCGATCACCGTGCCCGTGCCCAGACGAATCCGCTCCGTCTTCGCCGCGAGGTATGACAGATTGACGAACGGGTTCGGCGCGATCGTGAATTCCATCGCGTGATGCTCGCCGATCCACGCGGTTTCGAAACCGCCGCGCTCGGCCAGTTGCACGAGTTCGGTCATCTGATCGAACAGTTCGCGGTGCGACGTCGTGTCGTCGTATCGCTCCATGTGCAGGAAGAGTGAAAATTTCATGGTATTGGGTCTCCTGTCGACGTGAGTTAGCGCTTTAGCGCTTACTCACGTCCCATGCAAAGCCTTCATTGAGCCAGCGCGAGCGTCTGCACAGTGCCCGCTTCCGTGTCGCCGACATAGATGCCGAAGGCGTCCTCGCTGCGTTCGCGTACATAGCGTTCGAGC
Coding sequences within:
- a CDS encoding NIPSNAP family protein, which codes for MFYEIRTYRIRTGAVPAYLKLVEEEGIALQKRYLGELIGYFFSEIGPQNQIVHIWAYPSLDERERRRAALAEDPAWQAFAPKIQALMEEMENKIMKPARFSPLA
- a CDS encoding aldehyde dehydrogenase, which translates into the protein MVQRFLQYIDGAFEAAREHFDSIDPSTGDVWAQMPAASADDVDRAVRAAHRALNDPAWANLTASARGKLLYKLADLVAQHAPRLAELETQDTGKIIRETRSQIGYVAEYYRYYAGVADKIQGAWLPVDKADMEVTLRREPVGVVAGIVPWNSQLFLSAVKVGPALAAGCTIVLKASEEGPAPLLEFARLVQEAGFPKGVVNIVTGFGNDCGRTLTSHPLVSRIAFTGGPETARHVVRNSAENLAAMSLELGGKSPVLVFDDADLDSACNAVIAGIFAATGQSCVAGSRLVVQRGIHDALLERLIAKAQTIRIGNPQDMATEMGPLATRRQLEHIENVLRASVEAGGRVVTGGKQPDGVGKGNYFLPTIVDCPNAQVPSVMEELFGPVLSVVTFDTEADAIALANDTRYGLASGVFTRDLTRAHRLTRALLAGIVWVNTYRAVSPIVPFGGYGLSGLGREGGLEAVLEYTRTKSVWIRTSDEPIADPFVMR
- a CDS encoding LLM class flavin-dependent oxidoreductase, with amino-acid sequence MKFSLFLHMERYDDTTSHRELFDQMTELVQLAERGGFETAWIGEHHAMEFTIAPNPFVNLSYLAAKTERIRLGTGTVIAPFWHPIRLAGEAGMVDVASNGRLDLGIARGAYSFEYERLLPGLDAMSAGARMRELVPALRKLFNGDYEHQGEFWSWPKTTPVPRPIQQPHPPMWLAARDPNSHAFAVANGCNVQVTSLASGDAEVVSLMERFNAACAAHPEVPRPQVMMLMHTFVGANAAEVDEAVEDLATFYRYFSKWFKNERPIEQGFIEPLTDADVAMFPQYSSESIRKNLVIGEPKQVIARLKGYEELGYDQYSFWLDSHMSFERKRKSLELFISDVMPAFATR